One genomic segment of Chitinophaga sancti includes these proteins:
- a CDS encoding SDR family NAD(P)-dependent oxidoreductase, with the protein MATYLNDVAIIGMACRFPGASNYEQYWRNLISGISSVQEIPATRWRWEDYQGNPLTEKNKSNSKWGGFIDDVDRFDPGFFGLSGKEVEAMDPQQRIMLELSWACFEDAGINVARHSGAKIGIYTGVFNFDYKEIQEKGNNNSIEAHHSTGTAAAIIPNRLSYYYNFSGPSVPVDTACSSSLHAIHLAIQSLQQGECTMALAGGINLILTPTRHISFSKTGMLSPTGSCKTFDESADGYVRSEGAGFLLLKPLTKALEDGDTVYAVLKGSAVNHGGKNYTLTYPNPDAQAAVIRDAIKKAGIGAETLTYIEAHGTGTPKGDPIEFKGLHKAFESVSGNGATALKPFCGVGSVKANIGHLESAAGVAGVIKVVLAMRYGQLPGLHHFKKLNPRISIEDSPFYIVDKLQEWERIVTADGKMLPRRAGVSSFGFGGTNAHVILEEAPVLPLSPGAATDFPLYLICLSAKTDQALKRKVTELLQWLEVPGGGVSIKDISATLLAGREHFDIRIAILAAGIEQLKSVLETISEGKSSPEYYRRKADIKDLLSPVLMEEISRNIVRELSADSSISKESYIQKIKILAELYTHGNTPDLNSLFVGHDISRIALPTYPFEKEHYWTGEEEVESSTAEKESLRFSWLHPLLHRNTSDFSMQQYTAVFNGDEFFFKDHVVSGLKILPAVGCLEMVRAAVENATASQRQDRSTIVLKNVVWERPVIVQDEPLEVNVSLIPVAADEITYEIYATPATATDKIIYSEGSISTLPALASPVINLEERSQVCNNLRYTAEECYDVFSKMGFTYGPGHRLLDHVMLGDDQVLGKISLTAAMNNSLQQYVLHPGLMDAALQAALILAGRQRGGTDAAPQLLLPFALKQITIYKACTAGMRVWVRYSHGERKNEKIHHLDIDICDEAGTVCVAMKEVAFRAGKITADHAIGGADAIFTPRWLPAADIGQQLPELPGKHIILLCELENVPVRELEDMLGGAVCRQLESDQQHLGTAYTDYCMAALEAIKNMLLEKSNRNILVQIVVGTNGDTSVFAGLSGLLKTAQQEYPSLKGQLIMVPAVISAAVLAIQLKESMRLPSQDIRFLGNQPEVLSWEELPATDETIVPWKPEGVYLITGGIGGVGLIFAKEMLRVCKGVKLVLNGRSALSRDKQRELEALQLSGDVAYMQADISKEEDCRHLMEQIQSLYGRLTGILHGAGVLRDSFIIKKSTAELQDVFSAKVTGLINLDSCSRQMNLDFFVLFSSVSGVFGNTGQADYAMANVFMDRYAEYRNDLVKKGVCQGKTIAVNWPLWQRGGMQVDNATLQWMKNKTGMVPIAADTGIRALYKIIASGKSQALVLKGDIDKIKTILIPGRPAKSVSQKILQAYLVKTVAVLLSVPATEIDVDAEFIEYGLDRVAMVAVTDQLNKTFQLKLTGKSLLDLLTLREVVQYLLEQMDNDFIDQLDRFAAGEPINETPIPAEEQLVSFTEDQLQEKTEQYLMKFLSRVLKVPTSKMEAGAPMEKYGIDSVMVIQLTNQLEDVFGPLSRTLFFEYQHIKSLAGYFIENHHKQLLALLGQHKSVQQEHPQKQITNVAHPAATVKPLKNRLIPIAVPEQKLNQYLVPEPESDIAIVGLGGRYPQAADIAAFWDNLKAGKDCITEVPKERWDHSLYYDADKNKPGKAYSKWGGFIDGVDLFDPLFFNISPREAERMDPQERIFLECVMATLEDAGYTRETLAANRNNGLEGNVGVFVGVMYEEYQLYGLQAGQEGLSPALWGIASSIANRVSYYCNFHGPSLAVDTMCSSSLTAIHLACQSIIRGDCELAIAGGVNVSVHPNKYIFLSQGRFVSSIGRCESFGEGGDGYVPGEGVGAVLLKPLSKAIADGDHIYGVIKGSAVNHGGKTNGYSVPNPGAQSGVISHAFKKSGVDPRSISYIEAHGTGTFLGDPIEIAGLNKAFREFTSDKQFCAIGSAKSNIGHCESAAGIAGLTKILLQLKHRQLVPSLHSAVLNVNIDFANSPFVVQQELSPWERPLLEKNGRMEECPLRAGISSFGAGGSNAHLVIEEYRVTSSSPASTAGPYMLVLSARTGERLKAYAERLLHYFTSPAGESLQDIAYTLQTGREDMEERMGMLVHTREEATDKLQRYIAGEEDIEDLYTGQVKKDKESLWLLTDEDFHQGVVSWIRKGKYGKLLELWTKGYHLDWHLLYPSGMAKKVSLPTYPFARERYWFSKKETTVAAPVIAATGELRFLTKSWQPLSVRSQRARKGRIQILVTAATRSLGAAVAAQLVNSDVIGIEDIGRWDATSEGLIDLTGCEAQAMPGLHWLPVIQQFIEEKSREGIRLLGVTFDLERYGNKKVQVSGALHGGLYRMLGAEYRQVSSCHLDVLSEVPVSVVAEQIAAAYLFAGGHTEISVREGQYYTSVLTEQTLKSKAEKSIVFGENEVLWITGGTRGIGYLCAEHFVRHYGVRRLVLSGREVLPAREEWARVIAANGAQASKLKGIQHLESLGATVEILTVDITDAAAVSAQVTAVKTRHGRIVGVIHAAGVIDAETPAFIRKTQAGINAVLSAKVKGLEVLYGCLREEPLQFFVMYSSVSSQIPVLGAGQSDYTMGNAYMDYFAQGHQEGFPVLSIQWPSWKETGMGEIKNNVYAQTGLLSLSNDAGLSLLDDILADGSHPVIMPAIVNVSQWSPGSLLEVATVKPQIREAAATAVAVKNTTVVKTDQITPTIDWLTEIFTRELKIEKSRFEISRSFPDYGVDSVLLSQILGQINKQLGEQLDPSVLMEYSSVEELSRWLEKKYSASLSALLTTPEPVAMEQLAEAPVVSLPAAAISVASMQPLQELAEAPVESLPAAVSVASVQPLQEEAIAVVGLSCRFPGADNLAAYWRLLSEGRSAISGVPYERWGYKSDHVAGLIDKMGYFDGAYFMISPEDARAMDPQALLLLEESLFAWHHAGYTLADIKGKPIGVYIGGRSQHRPSDELLQEAQNPIMAVGPNYLATNISRFFDLRGPALVVDTACSSALVGMNLAVQALQSGEIEAALVGGVGLLDTDNAHRIFAQRNLLSSDGHFHIFDQRAGGVVLGEGAGTVILKRVSQAVKDGDEIYAVIKGIAINNDGRTAGPATPNIQGQKEVMSRALLRSGIAASDISYIEANGSGSEVTDLLELKAISAVYGGTAACGLGSMKPNIGHPLCAEGIAGFIKVVLMLMHQQQAPFLSGQQGLAHYDLSATPFYFNRELQDWKGNIAALNCFADGGTNAHVIIAAADEQLLTGHIKRRTPLPVPILHRNDTCSGVDHTKVKDIPEVATENIISIWKSKILQA; encoded by the coding sequence ATGGCAACCTATTTGAATGATGTCGCTATCATAGGGATGGCATGCCGGTTCCCTGGAGCGAGCAACTATGAACAATATTGGAGGAATCTGATCTCCGGAATTTCCAGCGTACAGGAGATTCCCGCTACGAGATGGAGATGGGAAGACTATCAGGGAAATCCCTTAACTGAAAAGAATAAAAGCAACAGCAAATGGGGCGGTTTTATAGATGATGTTGATCGTTTCGATCCCGGGTTTTTTGGACTTTCCGGGAAAGAAGTGGAAGCAATGGACCCGCAACAAAGGATAATGCTTGAATTATCGTGGGCTTGCTTCGAGGATGCAGGTATCAATGTAGCTCGTCATTCGGGAGCCAAAATAGGAATTTATACAGGCGTCTTTAATTTTGATTATAAAGAGATACAGGAGAAAGGGAACAATAATAGTATCGAAGCGCATCACTCGACGGGAACAGCGGCTGCTATCATACCTAACCGGCTTTCCTATTATTATAATTTCAGCGGACCGAGTGTGCCGGTGGACACTGCATGTTCTAGCTCCCTGCACGCCATTCATTTGGCCATCCAATCACTGCAACAAGGGGAATGTACAATGGCCCTTGCAGGTGGCATCAATCTTATTCTTACACCTACGCGGCATATTTCTTTCTCTAAAACAGGGATGTTATCTCCCACCGGATCATGTAAAACATTTGATGAAAGTGCTGATGGGTACGTAAGAAGCGAGGGCGCGGGATTTCTGTTACTGAAACCATTAACAAAAGCACTGGAAGACGGAGACACTGTTTATGCCGTCCTGAAAGGAAGTGCGGTGAATCATGGCGGCAAAAATTATACGTTAACCTATCCCAATCCTGATGCACAAGCAGCGGTGATTAGGGATGCCATAAAAAAGGCAGGCATTGGAGCTGAAACGCTTACTTACATTGAAGCACATGGAACAGGCACTCCCAAGGGAGACCCAATAGAATTTAAAGGACTTCACAAAGCATTTGAATCTGTATCGGGAAACGGAGCTACAGCCCTAAAACCTTTTTGTGGCGTGGGGTCCGTGAAAGCAAATATCGGACATCTCGAATCGGCAGCAGGTGTGGCCGGTGTGATAAAAGTTGTTTTGGCGATGAGGTACGGGCAGCTTCCCGGACTACATCATTTCAAAAAACTGAACCCCCGCATTTCTATTGAAGACAGTCCATTTTATATAGTAGATAAATTGCAGGAATGGGAGCGTATTGTAACGGCAGATGGTAAAATGCTCCCTCGCAGGGCCGGCGTTAGTTCATTTGGATTTGGTGGTACCAATGCGCATGTGATACTGGAAGAAGCGCCTGTTTTACCTTTATCGCCGGGCGCCGCTACTGACTTCCCGTTATACTTAATTTGTTTGTCGGCCAAAACAGACCAGGCATTAAAACGTAAGGTGACTGAACTGCTACAATGGCTGGAAGTGCCGGGGGGCGGGGTTAGTATTAAAGACATTAGCGCCACCTTGTTGGCGGGCAGGGAACATTTTGACATACGTATCGCTATCCTTGCTGCTGGTATTGAGCAGTTGAAAAGTGTGCTGGAAACAATCAGTGAAGGGAAAAGTTCTCCGGAATACTATAGACGAAAAGCAGATATCAAAGATTTACTGAGCCCTGTTTTGATGGAAGAAATTAGCAGGAATATCGTGAGGGAGCTATCAGCCGATAGTAGTATCAGTAAGGAATCATATATACAGAAGATTAAAATACTGGCGGAATTATATACACATGGTAATACGCCGGATCTGAATAGTTTATTTGTTGGGCATGATATCTCGCGGATTGCTTTACCTACTTATCCATTTGAAAAGGAACACTACTGGACAGGAGAAGAGGAGGTAGAAAGTAGTACTGCGGAAAAGGAAAGTCTGCGTTTTTCATGGCTTCACCCTTTGTTGCACAGGAATACATCCGATTTCTCAATGCAACAGTATACGGCTGTTTTTAATGGAGACGAATTTTTTTTTAAAGATCACGTTGTAAGTGGATTAAAAATATTGCCCGCGGTAGGATGCCTTGAAATGGTAAGGGCTGCAGTGGAAAACGCGACGGCCAGCCAACGGCAGGATAGGTCAACCATTGTTTTAAAAAATGTGGTGTGGGAACGACCAGTGATTGTACAGGATGAGCCACTGGAGGTAAACGTTTCACTCATTCCTGTAGCGGCAGATGAGATAACCTATGAAATTTATGCTACACCTGCAACTGCAACTGATAAAATAATATACAGCGAAGGAAGTATCAGTACGTTACCGGCATTGGCATCGCCGGTTATCAATTTGGAAGAACGTTCCCAGGTATGCAATAACCTGCGCTATACGGCGGAGGAATGTTATGATGTTTTCAGTAAGATGGGCTTTACATACGGCCCGGGACACCGATTGCTGGACCATGTGATGTTGGGAGATGATCAGGTGCTTGGAAAAATCTCATTAACTGCAGCTATGAATAATAGTTTGCAGCAGTATGTATTGCACCCTGGCCTGATGGACGCTGCGCTGCAGGCGGCACTTATCCTGGCCGGAAGACAACGCGGAGGAACAGATGCCGCCCCACAACTATTATTGCCTTTCGCTTTAAAACAAATAACTATTTATAAAGCCTGTACCGCGGGGATGCGGGTCTGGGTGAGGTATAGTCATGGCGAAAGAAAAAATGAAAAAATTCATCACCTTGATATTGATATCTGTGATGAAGCGGGAACTGTTTGTGTTGCAATGAAGGAAGTGGCTTTTAGAGCTGGTAAAATTACCGCAGACCATGCGATAGGTGGAGCGGATGCAATTTTTACTCCAAGGTGGTTGCCCGCTGCCGATATAGGTCAGCAATTGCCGGAATTACCTGGTAAACATATCATATTGTTGTGCGAACTGGAAAATGTTCCTGTCAGAGAGCTGGAAGATATGTTGGGGGGCGCTGTATGCCGGCAGTTGGAGTCAGACCAGCAACACCTGGGTACAGCGTATACGGATTACTGCATGGCAGCATTGGAGGCCATTAAAAATATGCTGCTGGAAAAGTCCAACAGGAATATATTGGTGCAGATCGTTGTTGGTACTAACGGCGATACCAGCGTTTTTGCAGGTTTGTCAGGCTTGTTGAAGACAGCCCAACAGGAGTATCCATCGTTAAAAGGACAGTTGATAATGGTACCGGCTGTTATTTCAGCAGCAGTACTGGCAATACAGCTGAAAGAGAGTATGCGTTTACCATCGCAGGATATCAGGTTCCTGGGTAATCAACCAGAGGTATTATCATGGGAGGAACTGCCTGCGACAGATGAAACCATTGTACCCTGGAAACCGGAAGGAGTGTATCTGATTACAGGTGGAATTGGCGGCGTGGGATTAATTTTTGCAAAAGAAATGCTCCGTGTTTGTAAAGGTGTAAAACTGGTACTGAACGGGCGCTCTGCATTGAGCAGAGATAAACAACGGGAGTTGGAAGCCCTGCAATTATCAGGAGACGTTGCTTATATGCAAGCGGATATCAGTAAGGAGGAAGACTGCCGTCATTTAATGGAACAAATTCAATCCTTATATGGCAGGTTAACTGGTATTCTTCATGGAGCCGGGGTATTGCGGGATAGCTTTATTATCAAAAAATCAACGGCTGAATTACAGGACGTTTTTTCTGCCAAAGTAACCGGATTGATAAATTTGGATAGCTGCAGCAGGCAAATGAATCTTGATTTTTTTGTGCTGTTTTCTTCGGTGTCCGGCGTGTTCGGGAATACGGGCCAGGCGGATTATGCGATGGCGAATGTATTCATGGACAGGTATGCGGAGTACCGTAATGACCTGGTAAAAAAAGGTGTTTGCCAGGGAAAAACAATCGCAGTAAACTGGCCCTTATGGCAACGGGGCGGTATGCAGGTAGATAATGCCACCTTGCAGTGGATGAAAAATAAAACCGGTATGGTGCCTATAGCAGCCGATACAGGTATCCGGGCTTTATATAAGATCATAGCCAGTGGAAAATCCCAGGCACTGGTGTTAAAGGGAGATATAGACAAAATAAAAACTATACTTATTCCGGGGCGTCCCGCAAAAAGCGTGTCACAGAAGATACTACAAGCCTATCTGGTAAAAACAGTTGCTGTTTTACTCAGTGTTCCTGCAACAGAAATTGACGTTGACGCGGAATTTATTGAATATGGATTGGACAGGGTTGCAATGGTGGCCGTTACAGATCAGCTGAATAAAACATTTCAGCTGAAACTGACGGGCAAGTCGCTATTGGACCTTCTTACGCTCCGAGAGGTGGTGCAATACCTGTTGGAACAAATGGACAATGATTTCATTGACCAATTAGACCGGTTTGCGGCAGGGGAACCAATCAATGAAACGCCCATTCCGGCTGAGGAGCAGCTGGTTTCTTTTACAGAAGACCAGTTGCAGGAGAAAACGGAACAGTACCTGATGAAGTTTCTTTCCAGGGTGCTGAAAGTACCTACCAGCAAAATGGAAGCCGGTGCACCCATGGAAAAATACGGGATTGATTCGGTGATGGTAATACAGTTAACAAATCAACTGGAGGATGTGTTTGGTCCCTTATCCAGGACATTATTTTTTGAATACCAGCATATCAAATCACTGGCAGGGTATTTTATCGAAAATCATCATAAGCAGCTGCTGGCATTGCTGGGGCAGCATAAATCTGTACAGCAGGAGCATCCGCAAAAGCAAATTACAAATGTTGCTCATCCGGCCGCTACGGTTAAGCCTTTGAAAAACCGGCTGATACCAATAGCTGTGCCTGAGCAAAAATTGAATCAGTATCTGGTACCGGAGCCGGAGTCCGACATCGCTATTGTTGGTCTGGGCGGCCGGTATCCCCAGGCTGCCGATATAGCGGCTTTTTGGGATAACCTGAAAGCAGGGAAGGATTGTATTACCGAAGTACCCAAAGAAAGATGGGACCACAGTTTATATTATGATGCGGATAAAAATAAACCCGGAAAGGCGTATAGCAAATGGGGCGGTTTTATAGACGGGGTGGATCTGTTTGATCCCTTATTTTTTAATATCTCTCCACGGGAGGCAGAGCGGATGGACCCGCAGGAGCGTATTTTCCTGGAGTGTGTGATGGCCACGCTGGAGGATGCAGGCTATACCCGTGAAACGCTGGCGGCGAACCGGAACAATGGCCTGGAGGGCAATGTAGGCGTCTTTGTGGGTGTGATGTATGAAGAGTACCAGCTGTATGGTCTGCAGGCAGGTCAGGAAGGACTGTCACCGGCACTGTGGGGCATTGCATCTTCTATCGCTAACCGGGTATCTTATTACTGCAATTTTCATGGTCCCAGCCTGGCTGTTGATACCATGTGTTCTTCTTCACTGACAGCCATTCACCTGGCTTGCCAGAGTATTATCAGGGGGGATTGCGAGCTGGCGATAGCTGGTGGTGTCAATGTTTCCGTCCATCCTAATAAATATATCTTCCTGAGCCAGGGAAGATTTGTGTCCAGCATTGGTCGTTGCGAAAGTTTTGGCGAAGGAGGAGATGGTTATGTGCCAGGTGAAGGCGTAGGAGCGGTGTTGTTAAAACCATTGTCTAAAGCTATTGCCGACGGAGATCATATCTACGGTGTTATCAAAGGCAGTGCTGTTAATCATGGCGGTAAAACCAATGGTTATTCTGTGCCCAATCCGGGAGCACAGTCGGGCGTGATCAGCCATGCATTCAAAAAGTCAGGTGTTGATCCCCGCAGTATCAGTTATATAGAAGCTCATGGTACCGGCACCTTCCTGGGTGATCCGATAGAGATAGCCGGATTAAATAAAGCATTCCGGGAGTTTACGTCAGATAAACAATTTTGTGCTATTGGCTCAGCAAAATCCAATATTGGGCATTGTGAGAGTGCTGCTGGCATAGCGGGGCTGACAAAAATCCTGCTCCAGCTAAAACACCGGCAACTGGTACCGTCTTTACATTCGGCTGTATTGAACGTTAACATCGATTTTGCCAATAGTCCTTTTGTGGTGCAGCAGGAGCTATCCCCGTGGGAGCGGCCCTTATTGGAGAAGAACGGCCGTATGGAGGAATGTCCGCTGCGTGCAGGAATCTCTTCATTTGGCGCCGGAGGCTCGAATGCACATCTGGTGATAGAGGAATACCGGGTTACGTCATCTTCACCGGCATCCACAGCTGGCCCATATATGCTGGTCTTGTCAGCCCGTACGGGAGAACGTTTAAAAGCCTATGCGGAGCGGTTATTACATTACTTCACCTCTCCTGCAGGGGAGTCGCTGCAGGATATCGCCTATACGCTGCAAACAGGCCGTGAGGATATGGAAGAGCGTATGGGTATGTTGGTGCACACCCGTGAAGAAGCTACGGATAAATTACAACGATATATAGCCGGGGAAGAAGATATAGAAGATCTCTATACGGGCCAGGTGAAGAAAGATAAAGAGAGTTTATGGTTGTTGACTGATGAAGATTTTCACCAGGGTGTAGTCAGCTGGATCCGGAAAGGGAAGTATGGCAAGTTACTGGAGCTTTGGACGAAAGGATATCATCTGGACTGGCATCTTTTATATCCATCCGGAATGGCGAAGAAGGTGAGTCTTCCTACATATCCCTTTGCACGGGAACGTTACTGGTTCAGTAAGAAAGAAACTACGGTAGCTGCCCCTGTTATTGCTGCTACCGGGGAGCTGCGTTTTTTAACGAAAAGCTGGCAACCCTTGTCTGTCCGTTCTCAGCGCGCGAGAAAAGGGCGTATACAGATCCTGGTAACCGCCGCCACCCGTTCATTAGGCGCAGCGGTGGCCGCTCAGCTGGTAAACAGCGACGTTATTGGCATAGAAGATATTGGCCGCTGGGATGCAACTAGTGAGGGACTGATTGACCTTACCGGCTGCGAAGCGCAGGCAATGCCCGGGCTGCACTGGTTACCCGTTATCCAGCAATTTATAGAAGAGAAATCCCGGGAGGGTATCCGTTTACTGGGCGTGACGTTTGACCTGGAGCGGTATGGAAACAAAAAAGTTCAGGTATCGGGAGCATTGCATGGGGGTTTGTACCGCATGCTGGGCGCGGAATACCGGCAGGTAAGTTCCTGCCACCTGGACGTGTTGTCTGAAGTGCCGGTGTCAGTAGTTGCGGAGCAGATAGCGGCAGCGTATCTGTTTGCCGGAGGCCATACTGAAATCAGTGTCCGGGAGGGCCAATATTATACAAGTGTTTTAACGGAACAAACACTGAAAAGCAAAGCGGAGAAAAGCATTGTTTTCGGAGAAAATGAGGTGTTATGGATCACAGGAGGTACCAGGGGGATAGGTTATTTGTGTGCGGAACATTTTGTACGGCACTATGGTGTTCGCCGTTTGGTACTAAGCGGTCGTGAAGTGCTGCCAGCACGTGAGGAGTGGGCCCGTGTGATTGCGGCAAACGGAGCACAGGCGTCGAAGCTAAAAGGTATACAACACCTGGAGTCGCTGGGAGCTACGGTCGAAATTCTTACTGTAGACATCACGGACGCTGCGGCAGTATCTGCACAGGTGACGGCTGTTAAAACCCGTCATGGCCGGATCGTCGGCGTTATCCATGCGGCGGGGGTTATAGACGCGGAAACGCCTGCGTTTATAAGGAAAACCCAGGCTGGAATAAACGCGGTATTGTCTGCTAAAGTAAAAGGACTGGAGGTATTATATGGATGTTTGCGGGAGGAGCCGTTACAGTTCTTTGTGATGTATTCTTCCGTCTCATCACAGATACCGGTATTAGGTGCCGGTCAAAGTGACTACACGATGGGCAATGCTTATATGGATTACTTCGCGCAGGGCCATCAGGAAGGTTTCCCTGTGTTAAGTATTCAATGGCCCAGCTGGAAAGAGACAGGGATGGGAGAGATAAAGAATAACGTATATGCACAGACGGGATTACTGAGTCTGAGTAATGATGCTGGTTTGTCATTGCTGGATGATATCCTGGCTGACGGAAGTCATCCTGTGATTATGCCGGCGATTGTGAATGTATCGCAATGGTCACCTGGTAGTTTGCTGGAAGTAGCTACTGTAAAACCACAGATCCGGGAAGCCGCAGCCACGGCGGTAGCGGTAAAAAATACAACCGTTGTTAAAACGGACCAGATTACGCCAACAATAGATTGGCTAACAGAAATATTTACCCGCGAGTTAAAAATAGAGAAGAGCCGTTTTGAAATAAGCCGGTCGTTCCCCGACTACGGAGTAGACTCCGTGTTGTTATCCCAGATTCTCGGACAAATAAATAAACAATTAGGCGAACAACTGGACCCTTCTGTATTAATGGAATACAGCAGTGTAGAGGAGTTGTCGCGTTGGCTGGAAAAGAAATATTCAGCCTCCCTGTCAGCGTTGTTAACAACACCAGAACCGGTAGCAATGGAGCAGTTAGCGGAAGCGCCGGTAGTATCCTTGCCTGCTGCTGCTATCTCTGTTGCTTCAATGCAGCCATTGCAGGAGTTAGCGGAAGCGCCGGTAGAATCCTTGCCTGCTGCTGTCTCTGTTGCCTCAGTGCAGCCGTTGCAGGAAGAAGCGATTGCAGTAGTCGGTTTATCCTGCCGTTTTCCGGGAGCAGATAACCTTGCCGCTTACTGGCGTTTGTTGTCTGAAGGACGGTCTGCAATTTCAGGAGTGCCCTATGAACGCTGGGGATATAAGAGTGATCATGTGGCAGGGTTAATAGATAAGATGGGCTACTTCGATGGGGCCTATTTTATGATATCTCCTGAAGATGCAAGGGCGATGGACCCACAGGCTTTGTTGTTGCTGGAAGAGAGTTTGTTTGCATGGCATCATGCGGGTTATACCTTGGCAGACATCAAAGGAAAACCAATTGGGGTATACATTGGTGGCCGTAGCCAACACCGTCCGTCTGACGAGCTTTTACAGGAAGCCCAAAACCCGATCATGGCGGTAGGCCCCAATTATTTAGCAACTAATATCTCCCGCTTTTTTGATTTACGGGGTCCTGCCCTGGTGGTGGATACTGCGTGTTCATCAGCCCTGGTAGGCATGAACCTGGCGGTGCAGGCATTGCAGAGCGGAGAAATAGAAGCGGCGTTAGTAGGAGGAGTAGGATTGCTGGATACGGATAACGCCCACCGGATATTTGCTCAGCGCAATCTGTTAAGCAGCGATGGGCATTTCCACATCTTTGACCAGCGTGCCGGTGGCGTAGTACTGGGAGAAGGTGCCGGTACGGTTATCCTCAAACGGGTAAGTCAGGCAGTGAAAGATGGCGATGAAATTTATGCTGTCATCAAAGGTATTGCGATCAATAATGATGGGAGAACGGCAGGTCCTGCCACACCCAATATACAGGGACAGAAGGAAGTAATGAGTCGCGCATTGTTGCGCAGTGGCATCGCTGCCAGCGACATCAGTTATATAGAGGCCAATGGCTCCGGCTCGGAAGTGACTGACCTGCTGGAACTGAAGGCCATATCCGCCGTATATGGTGGCACTGCTGCCTGTGGACTGGGCTCTATGAAACCCAATATAGGCCATCCGTTATGTGCGGAAGGAATAGCCGGTTTTATCAAGGTGGTGCTGATGCTGATGCATCAACAGCAGGCGCCCTTTTTATCCGGTCAGCAGGGATTAGCACATTATGATCTGTCAGCTACTCCATTTTACTTTAACCGGGAACTTCAGGATTGGAAAGGAAATATTGCAGCATTGAATTGTTTTGCAGATGGAGGTACCAATGCACATGTCATTATAGCTGCCGCAGATGAGCAACTGTTGACAGGACATATCAAACGCCGCACGCCATTGCCTGTTCCCATACTTCATCGCAATGATACCTGCTCTGGTGTTGATCACACAAAGGTGAAAGATATACCGGAAGTAGCGACAGAAAATATAATCAGTATCTGGAAAAGTAAAATATTGCAAGCTTAG
- a CDS encoding transposase has translation MKGLVRVVFIIDRETGRYDILLCTDHALPATTILKYYKLRFQIEFLIRDAKQHAGLDDCQARDLAKLSFHYNMVLSAVSIAKAACWIRRPIDLRGPFSMRNIKVAWYNRFLTERIFSNLGLDLNCRKIKRLYHQCLDTGNLAA, from the coding sequence TTGAAAGGACTTGTCAGAGTTGTTTTTATCATTGACCGTGAAACTGGACGGTATGATATTCTGCTGTGTACTGATCATGCATTGCCAGCAACGACTATACTAAAATATTACAAACTGCGGTTCCAGATTGAATTTTTAATCCGGGATGCCAAACAGCATGCAGGGCTGGATGATTGCCAGGCACGGGATCTAGCTAAGCTATCTTTTCATTATAATATGGTACTCAGTGCCGTCAGTATTGCCAAAGCCGCTTGCTGGATCAGACGACCTATTGACCTGAGAGGTCCCTTTTCTATGCGAAATATTAAAGTCGCCTGGTACAACAGATTTTTGACGGAAAGAATTTTTTCAAACTTAGGCCTGGACCTGAATTGCAGAAAAATAAAGCGGCTATATCACCAATGCCTGGATACGGGTAATTTAGCTGCTTAG
- a CDS encoding recombinase family protein encodes MSIPTGGRDNEMGFEEIAACRFNTEQILNMARKRGLKCCKNNFWVAIRNPVYCGKIHIPKYRDEESIFVQGKHESIISSTLFYQVQEILDGRRKKQRTKMVVDTKLPLRVFLVCPRCGRVLTGSASKGKYKHYHYYHCITSCGCRFPAERANQLFSKELRKFVPQSPFRDIFRPALEYYFEAQTKSTNDERKSLLSQIDAYTELIREARKCLFQNKITDQDYYESKEEYEQSIAKLEDRLREVPKKNYNIEGILEKGMKNLSQLDSLYEYGGIETQQQIISSIYPEKTRIYW; translated from the coding sequence ATGTCCATTCCCACCGGAGGCAGAGATAATGAAATGGGTTTTGAAGAAATTGCGGCCTGTAGATTCAATACAGAACAGATCCTGAATATGGCGCGTAAAAGGGGCTTGAAGTGTTGTAAGAATAATTTTTGGGTTGCAATCCGTAATCCTGTTTATTGTGGTAAAATTCATATTCCTAAATACCGGGATGAGGAAAGCATATTTGTTCAAGGAAAACACGAGTCCATCATATCTTCAACCCTTTTTTATCAGGTACAGGAAATTCTTGATGGACGACGGAAAAAACAACGTACAAAGATGGTGGTAGACACCAAACTGCCGCTACGCGTTTTTTTGGTCTGCCCACGTTGCGGTAGGGTACTGACTGGCAGCGCATCGAAGGGCAAATACAAACATTATCATTATTACCACTGTATAACCTCATGCGGATGCCGTTTTCCCGCAGAGAGAGCGAATCAGCTTTTTTCTAAAGAGCTTCGCAAGTTTGTGCCACAATCTCCATTTCGTGACATTTTCCGTCCTGCCTTAGAATACTATTTTGAAGCCCAAACTAAAAGCACCAATGACGAAAGAAAAAGTTTACTTTCTCAGATCGATGCTTATACCGAACTAATAAGGGAAGCCCGCAAGTGCCTATTCCAAAATAAAATCACAGATCAGGATTATTACGAAAGTAAAGAGGAATATGAACAGTCAATTGCAAAGCTAGAGGATCGGTTGAGGGAGGTTCCGAAGAAGAACTATAACATTGAAGGGATTCTCGAAAAAGGTATGAAAAACCTTTCACAACTTGATTCTTTATATGAATATGGGGGAATAGAAACCCAGCAGCAGATCATAAGTTCGATATACCCCGAAAAAACTAGAATTTACTGGTGA